One segment of Salvia splendens isolate huo1 chromosome 20, SspV2, whole genome shotgun sequence DNA contains the following:
- the LOC121780953 gene encoding glucan endo-1,3-beta-glucosidase GV-like translates to MCNVYRAIFSARRDGQVKVSTTVSMSTLSKSFPPEDGAFRDDVAPYLRPILAFMMDTGAPFMVNVYPYFAYVDSKGQIDLGYALLEPGHGIQINGVYYANLYYAMVDAVYAAIDRMVNPSLHTTGGMHNRTSEKKAGSRGGRAGPKVVVTEMGHPSSGGPSANLVNAKTFNENLLGVVDNGTPRHPGPIETYIFALFDENLKPGAETERNFGLFYPNGQSKYDMNFN, encoded by the exons ATGTGCAACGTCTATAGAGCCATCTTCAGCGCCCGACGCGATGGCCAGGTCAAGGTCTCCACCACCGTCAGCATGAGCACCCTCAGCAAGTCGTTTCCGCCGGAGGACGGCGCTTTCCGTGACGACGTGGCGCCGTACCTGAGGCCGATTTTGGCGTTCATGATGGACACCGGCGCGCCTTTCATGGTGAATGTGTATCCTTACTTTGCCTATGTCGATAGTAAGGGGCAGATCGATCTCGGATACGCGCTATTGGAGCCGGGTCATGGGATTCAG ATAAACGGAGTCTATTACGCCAATCTTTACTATGCGATGGTCGATGCTGTCTATGCGGCGATTGACAGGATGGTCAATCCTTCGCTACATACGACCGGTGGTATGCATAACCGTACATCCGAAAAGAAAGCAGGGAGTAGGGGCGGTCGGGCAGGGCCGAAAGTAGTGGTGACGGAGATGGGACATCCCTCAAGCGGTGGCCCATCGGCAAACTTGGTTAATGCGAAaacttttaatgagaatttgctTGGTGTTGTGGATAATGGGACACCGAGACATCCTGGGCCTATAGAGACCTACATATTTGCTCTGtttgatgaaaatttgaagCCCGGCGCCGAGACGGAGAGGAATTTTGGGCTTTTTTATCCAAACGGACAGTCCAAATATGACATGAATTTCAACTAG